One region of Anas acuta chromosome Z, bAnaAcu1.1, whole genome shotgun sequence genomic DNA includes:
- the LOC137848493 gene encoding tetraspanin-36-like, with protein sequence MKRIRMLILSLWHYEDSWLRSFARSLLMVLGFLFLGCAAALAFGGFFVILLCKNYQDFFQETFLSLPGWLAVVAALVLLPTGILAVSISTKSSRYQQGVFMHLLLILLCLQVSSAILAQLYSIRMATDLKSTMGHLFYQYNGTHSQAPGSSAVDVVQKRLQCCGVQNYTDWLKTASASWHLLAENVRVPESCCKEKYSVCRGELHQLEQLFQEGCLRKLEDRLHFAMLYLFCCCAVLIVVELLAGASNGILMRHQPFHNLRILDSSTF encoded by the coding sequence ATGAAGAGAATTAGGATGCTGATTTTGTCTCTGTGGCACTATGAGGACTCCTGGCTCAGGAGTTTTGCTCGCTCTCTGCTGATGGTCCTTGGTTTTCTCTTCTtgggctgtgcagcagctctggcctTTGGTGGATTTTTTGTGATCCTGTTGTGCAAGAACTACCAAGACTTCTTTCAGGAGACTTTCTTATCTCtccctggctggctggctgtTGTAGCTGCACTTGTCCTGCTGCCTACGGGTATTTTGGCTGTTTCTATTTCTACAAAGAGCTCCCGCTATCAGCAAGGGGTTTTCATGCACTTGTTGCTTATCCTTCTTTGTCTTCAAGTGTCTTCAGCAATTTTGGCACAACTCTATTCTATTCGGATGGCAACTGACCTGAAGAGCACGATGGGTCACCTATTCTATCAGTATAATGGGACGCACTCCCAGGCTcctggcagcagtgctgtggaTGTGGTCCAGAAAaggctgcagtgctgtggggtccAAAATTACACAGACTGGCTAAAGACAGCATCTGCTTCTTGGCATCTTCTGGCTGAAAACGTTCGTGTCCCTGAGAGCTGTTGTAAAGAGAAGTATTCTGTTTGCAGGGGTGAATTAcaccagctggagcagcttttTCAAGAAGGCTGTTTAAGGAAGCTGGAGGACCGGTTGCATTTTGCCATGCTCTacttgttttgttgctgtgctgtgctAATTGTCGTAGAGCTGTTGGCTGGTGCCAGCAATGGCATCCTCATGAGGCATCAGCCTTTCCACAACCTCCGAATTCTGGACTCATCTACCTTCTGA